Proteins from a single region of Canis aureus isolate CA01 chromosome 26, VMU_Caureus_v.1.0, whole genome shotgun sequence:
- the ADISSP gene encoding adipose-secreted signaling protein isoform X1, giving the protein MAAANKGNKPRVRSIRFAAGHDAEGSQSHVHFDEKLHDSVVMVTQESDSSFLVKVGFLKILHRYEITFTLPPVHRLSKDIREAPVPSLHLKLLSIMPVPEGVSLAQVLEACSLPAGSYSVKCEYSAHKEGVLKEEMLLACEGGAGTCVRVTVQARVMDRHHGTPMLLDGVKCVGAELEYDSEHSDWHGFD; this is encoded by the exons ATGGCTGCAGCCAACAAGG GCAATAAGCCCAGAGTCCGGAGTATCCGCTTTGCAGCAGGCCATGATGCAGAAGGCTCCCAGAGCCATGTCCACTTTGATGAGAAGCTGCATGACTCTGTGGTCATGGTCACCCAGGAGAGTGACAGCAGCTTTCTGGTCAAG GTTGGCTTCCTGAAGATCCTGCACAGGTATGAGATTACCTTCACTCTGCCCCCAGTGCACAGGCTGAGCAAGGACATCCGAGAAGCACCAGTCCCCAGCCTACACCTCAAGCTCCTCAGCATCATGCCTGTCCCAGAAGGTGTGTCCCTTGCTCAGGTGCTGGAGGCCTGTTCTCTTCCAGCAGGAA GTTACAGTGTCAAGTGTGAGTACTCAGCTCACAAGGAGGGCGTCCTGAAGGAGGAGATGCTGCTAGCCTGTGAAGGTGGCGCTGGCACCTGTGTGCGAGTGACAGTGCAGGCCCGCGTCATGG ACCGACACCACGGCACACCCATGCTGCTTGATGGGGTCAAGTGCGTGGGTGCTGAGCTAGAATACGACTCAGAGCACAGCGACTGGCACGGCTTCGACTGA
- the ADISSP gene encoding adipose-secreted signaling protein isoform X2, protein MAAANKGNKPRVRSIRFAAGHDAEGSQSHVHFDEKLHDSVVMVTQESDSSFLVKVGFLKILHRYEITFTLPPVHRLSKDIREAPVPSLHLKLLSIMPVPEGYSVKCEYSAHKEGVLKEEMLLACEGGAGTCVRVTVQARVMDRHHGTPMLLDGVKCVGAELEYDSEHSDWHGFD, encoded by the exons ATGGCTGCAGCCAACAAGG GCAATAAGCCCAGAGTCCGGAGTATCCGCTTTGCAGCAGGCCATGATGCAGAAGGCTCCCAGAGCCATGTCCACTTTGATGAGAAGCTGCATGACTCTGTGGTCATGGTCACCCAGGAGAGTGACAGCAGCTTTCTGGTCAAG GTTGGCTTCCTGAAGATCCTGCACAGGTATGAGATTACCTTCACTCTGCCCCCAGTGCACAGGCTGAGCAAGGACATCCGAGAAGCACCAGTCCCCAGCCTACACCTCAAGCTCCTCAGCATCATGCCTGTCCCAGAAG GTTACAGTGTCAAGTGTGAGTACTCAGCTCACAAGGAGGGCGTCCTGAAGGAGGAGATGCTGCTAGCCTGTGAAGGTGGCGCTGGCACCTGTGTGCGAGTGACAGTGCAGGCCCGCGTCATGG ACCGACACCACGGCACACCCATGCTGCTTGATGGGGTCAAGTGCGTGGGTGCTGAGCTAGAATACGACTCAGAGCACAGCGACTGGCACGGCTTCGACTGA